The Kosmotoga olearia TBF 19.5.1 sequence GTGTAATGAATGTGTCGGGATTCTTGACTTCGGCGAGACCGACGATCGCAACCAAAAGAACTGCGAGTGTAAGCAAAAATGCTTTCCTCACAACAACACCCCCTTATACAAAGTTGATTGACACCATAGGTATTATATCGCATTGTCCTTCAAATTCAAAACTTCATGATGATGATCATCTTGCTCTTTACGTCGTGCGGTTGAAAGGCTCAAAAACCTCAGGATCCTTTTTCGTAAGGAATACCATCGGCTGCAGGCGGGCGGGTCTTACCGATGAATCCGCCTACCACAATGAGCGTAACCACAAAGGGAATCATGTTGAAAAGAGGTTTCACAGTCGCGGAAACGGAAACGATTGAACTACTCTGAAGCTGGAGGTTCATGGCTTCAGCAGCACCGAAGAGAAGAGAAGCTCCGAGTGCTCCCAGAGGATTCCAGTTTCCGAGAATCATCGCCGCCAGAGCTATAAAACCACGACCACGAACCATGTTTTCGCCAAAGCTTCCAACATCTCCAATAGATAGGAAAGCTCCACCCAAACTTGCAAACAGACCGCTCATCAAAACACCAAAATATCTTATGCCGTACACGTTTATACCCAGAGTATCCGCTGCTTCGGGATTCTCACCAACGGCTCTCATCCTCAATCCAAGAGGAGTACGGTACATGATGAACCAGCTAACAAAAACGGAGAGCAAAGCAATGTAAACAAAGGGGCTGAGTTCACCAAAGATTTCACCGAGGAAGGTTCCCTTTTTGAAAAAGGGAATGGAAAATTCACTTATTTTAGCTACCGGGTCAGTTCGTCCTTCATGTCCAAAAATAGGTTTCATTAGGAATGAGGTTAATCCCTGGGCGATTATTATCAGAGCGGTTGCACTGACTATCTGGTTTGCTGCCCAGCGAATACTGGCCCACGCATGCAACCACGCAAAGCCAAGGCCAACAATTGCAGCTGCGAGAACGCCTATCCAGGGCAGCGTAACACCAAAAGCCTGTTGTATAACATAGGTTACCGTTATGGAAGTAAAGGCTCCCATTAACATGATACCTTCAAGTGCTATGTTGGTAACGCCGGTTGATTCGCTGTAAACCCCTCCCAGAGAAGCAAATATCAATGGGGTAGCAGACAATAACGTAAGCTTGTAGAAAAGTGGATTTATCAGAATCGCGAATATAGCTTCAAGCCAACTCATGCCGCCTCACTCCTTTTCTTTCTCCAGTAAATAATCGTAGCCACGATTCGTTCAGCTGCCACGAGGAAGATAACGATACCCTGGATGATGATGACAATATCGTCCGGGATTTGAGCGTTAATCTGCATCGCATTTGATCCGGTTCTAAGAGCTGCGATGAGGAGAGCGGCGAATATGATTCCAATGGGATTGTTTCTTCCTATCAGAGCTATGGTAATACCATCAAAACCTCTCCCACCGGTTAACTCCCCAACAAATCTGTGAGGAGGAACTCCGAGGATATCTACTATACCGGCCATTCCAGCGAGGGCACCACTTATGGCCATCGTGAGTATAATATTTTTCCTGATACTTATTCCACCGTATTCTGCGGCATATGGATTAAACCCAACGCCTTTTAACTCGTAACCCATCGTGGTTTTTTCGAGAATTATATACATGACTATTGCCGCTACTACCGCTATGAAAATCCCTATACTCAGCTCTGTTGCTTGCACCTTGAGAATAACAGGCAGTTTTGCGGAATCAGCTATCTCAGGGCTTTTTGGGGTTCCAGATCCGACAGCCAGCGGGCCAACCGCCATGAAAGAAGCGAGATTGGCAGCTATCCAGTTAAGCATAATGGTGGAGATAACCTCATGGGCACCGGTGTAGGCTTTCAAAAAACCTGCTATTGACGCCCAAATCGCGCCTGCGAACATTCCAGCGATTATGGATAGCGGTATCGCTAAAACAGGAGGTACCGCTCCTACATTCATTGCCACTATTGAACCCAGAAGTGCACCTATGGCCATCTGACCTTCGGCACCGATGTTGAAAACGCCGGCTCTAAAACCAAATCCCACGGCAAGACCGGTGAGCACCAATGGTGTCATTTTAACGATAGTGTTAGCGAGCTGCTCACTGCCACCGAAAGCACCTTTTAACATGATTCCGTATGCTGTTATAGGATTTTTGCCGATTGCGTAGATAATTATGGACGCTATAAGAAGTGCAATAATAACAGCAACAGTGGGAACTAAAAAAGCGTATATTTTACCCTGTCGGTTCATTTAGCATCACCCCGTACTAAGACTTCGGCTTTTCTTTGACCTGCCATCATTAAACCGATTTCCTCCCTGGTGATTTCGTCTGGAAGGACCTCGCCCATTATTTCTCCTTCATACATTACCAGTATTCTGTCAGAAAGAGAGAATATTTCATCGAGTTCCATGGATACGAGTAATATACCGATGCCTTTATCTCTCATAGATATTATTGTTTTGTGAATGAACTCAATAGCACCAATATCGAGTCCTCTGGTTGGTTGAGCTATAATGATAGCTTTCGGGGATATGGGTACAGTATCGAGTTCACGAGCCACGATTACTTTTTGCTGGTTTCCACCCGAGAGATTTCCGGCAAGCATATTGATGTTTCTTGGCCTGACGTCAAATCTTTCAACCAATTCTTCGCTATATTTTTTGATCACCTTGTGATCTAAGAAACCGTTCTTTGAAAAGGGTTCATTCTGATGTTTTCCGAGAATCATGTTGTAAAAGACAGGATAATCCGTAATCAATCCGCGTTTTAGCCTGTCTTCTGGAATATGGGTTAATGCAGATTCTCGAATTTCGAGAGGCGAACTGTGAGTAATATCCTTTCCTAATAGGGTTATCTGCCCCTTTTCTGGTTTTCTTAAGCCGGTTATCGCTTCAACAAGCTCACTCTGTCCGTTACCGGCCACACCAGCTATTCCAACAACTTCGCCCTCACGAACTTCGAGAGATACGCCTCTAACCGCATCCAGCCCTCTGTTATCTTTAACCCAGAGGTCTTCAACTTTGAGAACCACATTGCCGGGTTTGTGGGGGCCTTTTTCAACTCTGAGGAGTACATCTCTACCAACCATCATTCTTGCGATCTCTCTAGGGTTAGTTTTTTCTGTATCAACATTACCCGTGACCTTTCCTAACCTCATGACCGTGACCCTGTCCGTTATCGCCATGACCTCATTCAGTTTGTGGGTAATAAAAATAATGGTTTTGCCGCTTTCTTTCAAGCGTCTCATTACGTTAAAGAGCTCCTCGGTTTCCTGAGGCGTTAAAACCGCTGTTGGTTCGTCGAATATCAAGATATCAGCACCGCGGTACAGGATCTTGAGGATCTCCACGCGTTGTTGCATACCAACCGGTATGTCTTCTATCTTGGCATCTACGTCAACAGCTAAACCGTATCGTTCAGAAAGCTCTTTTACTTCTCTGCGGCTGCGTTCTCTGTCGAAAACAAGCCCAAAGCTTTTTGGTTCACTTCCTAAAACAACATTTTCTGCAACTGTCTGATTATCCACCAGCATAAAATGCTGGTGAACCATGCCGATTCCAGTAGCAATGGCGTCTTTAGGTCCCTTAAAGTGTTTTTTGGTACCGTTTATGTAGATTTCTCCTTCATCTGGAATCAAGAGACCGTAGAGTTGCTTCATCAACGTAGACTTACCTGCTCCATTTTCTCCAACGAGTGCGTGTATTTCACCTTTTTTTACGTAGAGGTCAACATGATCATTTGCCAGAACAGAGGGAAATTTTTTTACTATTCCCTTCATGACGACAGCGTATTCCGAGAAATCTTGAGCTTGCATTTTTGCTTCAGCGCTCACGTACTCACCTCCATCGCTAACGATACCAAAACTCGGGAGATTACTCTCCCGAGCTTTGGCAAGGTAACGATTCAGAACAAGGGGGTGCGCTAAACGCACCCCTGATTAAACCTTACCTCAATCACGGAAGAGTAATAGCGGGAACTTCAAAGGCATCAAGAGCTTCCTGGGTATCTGGAACAACCAGAATACCTTTCTTTATCTCTTCCTTGAGGAAATCAAGTTCCTTCAAGACCTGAGGTGGAACGAGGTGCTTCGTGTATGTCATCGGACTTATACCCACACCTTCATCCTTGATGCCAAGAATGTGGAGACCGGGTGTGAATGTACCGAGTGCAACGCTGAGGACCGCCTGATAAGCGGCAACATCGACTCTCTTCATTGAACTTGTCAGGACTCTTCCAGGGGCCATGTAATCCTGGTCAGCGTCAACACCGATAGCGAAGTAACCTTCACCTTTTTCTGCGGCAGCTTCAATGACGCCGTTTCCACATGCACCGGAAGCGTGGAAAACAATATCTGCGCCTTCTGCAAACTGTGCAAGAGCGAGGTCTTTACCTTTCTTAGGATCGTTGAAGTCCATGGTGTAGCCTCTGAGGATTTCTATTGTTTTACCGTGGAGTTCTTCGTAGACCCTTATACCGGCTTCGTACCCGTAGCGGAATCTTTCAACGGGTGGTATCGGAATTCCACCAATGAAACCTACGATATTTGTTTTGGTCATTGCAGCGGCGAGATATCCAACGAGGAAAGCACCTTCCTGTTCTTTGAAGATGTAACAAGCAACGTTATCGGCTTCTACACCCTCCGGCGGAACGATGTCTATACCTATAAAGTAGGTATCCGGGAACTGGGGTGCTACCTTGAAGAGAGCGTCGGTCATCATGAATCCAACAGCAAAGACGATATCCGCTTCTTTAGCTGCATTGGAGAGATTGGAAATGTAGTCAGCCATTTCATGTGATTGAACAACTTCAGCTTCGATGCCAAGGAATTCGGCAGCTTGCTGGATACCGGCCCATGTACCATCGTTAAAGGACTTATCACCAAGACCTCCTACGTCAGTAACCATGATGACTTTCATGGCAAAAACTGGTAGTGCAACAAGCAAAACTAACGAGAGAACAAGCAGAGTTCTCATTTTCATACTCTTTCCCTCCCCTTCATGTAAGATGAAATAACGGTAAAGATTGACAGTACAATTATACCGACAAAGACGATTAAAAACCAAACGTTCAGTCCAGTGCTTACGTTCACGTTCAAGGCGGGAGAGCCCGAATGCACGAAGATATTCAGCGTATCGGAGTTTGTAACGGAAATAATCAGCCCAGTAAGCAATATTATAGAACCTATGAGTATGCTTATTGCGCGTCTGGAAATGGTTGCTATGGATACGAGTAACATGAGTCCAAGAATTAACGCCATAAAGCTTGAAACTCTGTAAGGTCTGATGATAGCTGGCATGGGTTCTGATGATAATTCATCGGATATTGCTTTCTCTATATTATCCAGTGCAACTGCATACTCGGGTTTTGCCGATAGCTTAGTTTGCAGGAAGTTTTCGAAATCAACTCTGAGTTTTTCCCCACCAAAGGTGACTATTTCTTCCGACATCTTGCCTATGGTTTTTAGTTCGGAGAGATAGCGGGAATAATTTCTTCTGCTGGATCGTGTGAAATTCTTAAGTCCTTTCTGGAGATCTTCGAAGGCCTGTATGTATTGAGGATTATTCTCAATTGAGAAATATTCATCGAAAGAAGGCAGGTTAACCCTCAAACGATCTCCTTCAGCAGAAAAGGTGCCCCGCTTTCTTTTGCCATACTGTTTAATTGGTTAGGTAACACCACCCTTATCATTCGTTTCAGATCAGTTAATTCGCTGGATATGAGAGAAGTGAACTTTCTGATCTCAATATTGAGCAAGGAATCTGGAGATTCATAAAGGTCGGATTTCAGGATTTCGTAATAAGGTGAGTCGTAGAATTCCGGGAAATTATCCATCCTGATTTCCGGTACTTCGCTGTAAAGCCTTATGACAGGTAGGATAAACGTCAGGACTACGGCGATTAGCATGATCACATCGAGAAGATTTCTTTTCTTCGGTTTTAATAATCTTGATATCAGAATGATGGTGGCAAAAGTCAGGACAGGAAACACTGTTATCGCGTAGATGGATAGATCAAAGATATCGTAATTGAAATTAGAGAAGAAAACAAGATATCCCATTTCAAGGATTAATAGAATATCCAGAATGAACTTTTTCCACGAAGGAAGGAAGAACCATATAAGGAGTGCCAGGCCTGCGTAAACCAGAAGGCGCAGCCAGCTTAAATGGATTTCCTTTAGCGTATTTTTCACAAAAACCGCTGAGTACTCGTTTTTTAATTCCCCAAGAGCCTTCATCAATGGAGCAACGAGTTCACTCACAGCACGGTGAATATCGGCTTCTACGAGTTTGACTGGCGAAAAATCTTTACCATCAATTATTCTCTTACCAAATGTCAGGTTCAATATCAACCTGCTTCTAAGCCCCGGAGTGGAATCGATAATTTCTACGATTTTCTTGTAGTTATCATCCTGTAAGGGTATGGGATTTGTAAATCCGGGGACAGTTTTTGTACTGATGGGAAGTTCCTGAGGATAGAAAGGAGCTTCATCTATGATTGATAAGGACCTGAGGATCCAGAGTTCAAAGAGATTCTTTGCTGATTCTTTCAAAGATTGCTCTAAATCCTTCGGGAGCAGCCTGAGAGCCACTGAAGCGCGTTCTTCGAGTTCAGAAAGCAACTGCTGGGAAACATTGTATTCCTTCTTAGAAATCTCCTCAATTTGTTGAGCGAGCGTGGCTATGATTTGATCGTTAATGAGGGAGGCTATCTCTTTTTGTGCGAGATCGTCGATTGTTATATCCAGACTGTACACGCCTTTGTAAGTCATGGGTTCCGGAAGTTTCCCTTTCGGAAATCCAGAAGGCTCAACATCGATCAATCCAAGAGAATACAATATCCAGCTCTTAAATACGTTGTTTGCAACCTTCCTGACGCTACTTGTATATTCATTGAAAGCAGCGGAATATGCAGGCATTTCATTGAGCACACCGAGCTGGTATCCTTTCCCCGTTAGATGGGAATAAACCCATGCTAGAAAGGCACTGTAGGCTATTTTGTCTTCGTAGCTTTCAAAGTAACGGTCATCGAGGGCTTTCATGTGGACGGTTAATAAGTCGCCCATTGTGGTAGCGCTTTCCTTTTTTTCCACGCTACCAACTATCTGAAGTTTGTAAAGCCTGTAAAGAGCAAGATCCTCAAGATCGACTTTTAGTTGAATAATTTTTGGAGACTGAGCATTTTCTGATTCATACTCGGTGATGTAGTTCTTAAAGAACTGAATTGTTTTGTCCTGATCTAACGCAAAGAAAAGAGTCGAGAGAAGGAGTAGTAAAACTACGAGAAAAGTGGGACGTTTTGTCACAACTTCACCTCCGGAAACTTCTAAAATTAATTTTTATCAATTTTCAGCATATTCTCGATGGCATTTATTATGACTTTCAATCCAACTGTATTATGAGCACCGTCTGGCAAAACTATATCACAAAAATATTTCTGAGGTTCTATAAAACTTTTAAAAGCGGGAGCAACGAATTGCCTATACTGAGTAATTATACTATCAATAGATCTTCCACGCTCCCGGGTATCCCTCTCTATACGCCTTATCAATCTTTCGTCAGCGGGGGCGTCGATGTACACCGAAAAGTCGAATAGATTTCTTAAATTCTTGCTGTACAACACAAGGATTCCTTCAACAATTACAAGATGGCCAGGTTTGAAAGAGCGGGAAATCCCGGATTCTCTTCTGTAAGTAACCATGTTATATACGGGTACCTCTATGCTTTCTCCTTTTTTCAGGGTTTTGAGGTGTTCTATAAAAAGTTCAAAGTCGAAAGCTTTAGGGGTATCAAAATTGTAATTTCGTGGATCCACACCGGGTTCAAGGTTTTTGTAATAATCATCCATTGAAAGAATATCTGCGCAATCGCTGAAATGTTCCTTTATTTTCATTGCTACAGAGGTTTTTCCAGCTCCGCTCCCACCTACGAGAGCGACGAGAATCGGGCGTTTCATCACCATTCTCCCTTCTGTAACATATTTACATGAAACGCGAGAGATCTAAAAACGACCGATATATCGATCTCTTCAACCCGGACATTTTTGGGGACACTTATCTTGGTCGGTGCAAAATTAACTATACCTAGAATCCCGGCGTCAACAAGTGCATCAGCAACTTTCTGTGCCTCAGAAGCGGGTACGGTTATAACTCCAATGGTTATATTTCTCTTTTTGATGACTTCCGGCATGCTCTGGATATCATCGATTATTATGCCGCTTGCCAGTACCGAACCGATTTTCTTTGGATCATTATCAAAAACGGCTTTGACAAAAAAACCGCTTTTGGTTAATCCCGGATAATTAGCAATGGCAACACCCAGATTACCTGCTCCGACGATACAGGTGTCCCATTCCTTCTTTATTCCCAGTATCTCACCGATACCTTCCAAGAGTTTTTTAGTGTCGTATCCTACCCCACGTTTCCCGAACTCTCCAAAATAAGAGAGATCTTTTCTGACCTGACTTGCTTTTATTCCAAGGAGTTCACCTATCTCTTTCGAAGAAATGCTATTTTTTTCCTGTAAAAGTTGTTTTTCAAGGCACCTGTAATAAATTGCGAGTCTTTTTATAGTAGGGCGAGGGATTTTTTCTTCTGGCACAAAATTCCCTCCTCAAAAAATTTTATACGGTGTTGGTGAAGATACGTGTTTGTGAAATTATATCACGAAATGTGCAGTTGTCACTGTGGCTTTGAATTTTTTTCAGGTAACACCTCTCTAACCATGATATAATTTTTTCATGCGAAGTAAGCTATTTTTATTGTTTTTTCTCGTATTTTTGGGGATATGTTTAACTTTACTTTTCTTTGAATTGATATCTGAGGTTCGAAGTTTGAAGAACTCTATCAACGCCTTTGAAATCTACGGCAGCACGAGCCCTTTAACCGTAAACGTTGGAGATAAAATTCGGATAATAGAGACAAAAAAGAAGGTTAGAATAGAGTTATCGAAAGAAAAAGAAATCGAAATCCTTCAACTCCCCGGGAACAGTTATTATGTAAGAAGAGGAGATACGGTTTACAAAATTTATATCCCGAGAGTAAAGGTGAGGATCGAAGAATGGGAGCATTGAGAAGAGTTGAACTTGTTAATCTGGTGATGTTTGTTTTTTCATCTTATATAGATTATAGGTTTTCTGAGGTCCAACCATTGCTTGAAGAGAGGTTTGGCCCTGTTGACTATATCTCGAAAAATCTGGATTTTGATAAATACACCTATTTCTATAATAATGAGATGGGCTACAAACTCCAGGGGAAGCTGATAAGCTTCAAAAATCTTATTCATCCTTCGGAACTTGCGGAAATAAAGTTAACCACCAATAAAATCGAAGAGCTGTTTAAGGTCGATGGAAAACGCAAGATAAATCTTGATCCAGGATATATTCATCATACGCAGTTTGTTCTTGCGTCCACGAAGCACTGGGCCAATCGGATATATATAGGTAGAGGCATATACGCTGAAATAACACTCATGTACGTTAACGGGAAGTTCATGCCATTGGATTATACCTACCCGAATTACAAAGATCAGGAATATATTCAGGAATTGACCGGTATCAGAGAAATTTATCTGAAAAAGAGAAAGGAATTTTATAGATGAGAATAGGAACACTCGTACTTGGTTGTCCCAAAAACATCGCCGATATGGATAATTTCAAAGGAATAATGCTCAAAAGAGGCCACGAATTCGCTAATGGCGTGGAAAGTGCTGGTATTGTCGTTATCGATACCTGTGGGTTCATAGATGAAGCAAAAAAAGAAAGCATAGAAGAAATCCTGAGGCTCTGCTCATTCAAAGAAGAAAAACCAGATCTTAAGGTAATCGCTGTTGGGTGCCTTGTTCAGAGATACTATCGGGAATTAAAGGAAGGAATCCCTGAAATCGATGGGTTGATAGGAGTTACATCTCCGGAAAAATTGGCCGATCTTATTGAGGCAGGGAATTTTTTCTTTATTGAAAAACCGTCAACAGTTTATGATTTCAAATTTCGAACGTATGGCAAACCTTATTCTTATGTGAAGATTGGCGATGGTTGTGATCGTGGCTGTGCCTTTTGTTCTATCCCATCGTTCAAGGGTTCATCACGGAGCAGACCTATTGAAGAAATAGAGAAAGAGGTTTGTTTTCTCGTTTCTGAAGGGATAAGAGAGATTGTACTGGTTTCACAGGATACCACACAATATGGAGTGGATATATACGGCAAGCAGGCTTTGCCGGATCTGTTGAAATCTTTGAACGAGATCCCTGGAGATTTCTGGATCCGGGTAATGTATTTGCATCCTGACCATCTTACTGAAGGAATCATTAATTCAATTTTGAAACTTGAAAAAGTAGTGAATTATTTCGATGTACCAGTACAAAGCGGTTCTGACTATATTCTTAAACGCATGGGAAGAACAAAAAAAGCTGGAGAATTGAAAGCCATGTTTGAAAAGATAAGGGCGAAAGAATCCGATGTGACTTTGCGAACCACGATAATGGTGGGATTTCCCGGGGAGACACGAAGGACTTTCGAAGAGACGTTGGAGTTTGTGAATGATGTTAAGTTTGATAAGCTTGGTGGATTTGTATATTCTCCTGAGGAAGGAACACCAGCATATTCATTTAAAATGACTATTGATGAAAATATGGCCCGTCAATACCTTGATGAACTCCTGGATTTGCAGGATGAGATATCCTATGAACTCAATCAACGACACTTTGGTAAGGTACTCAAGGTTCTTATAGAGGAAAATACTGAAGAAGTCATGATTGGCAGGAGCCCGCACTTTGCTCCCGAAATCGACGGCAGCATCTTTCTCAAAAGAGCCGATGAAGCGGGAGAGTTTGTGATGTGTCGTATAACCGGGGTTTACGAGCATGACCTGGAAGGTGTGATTGTGGATGAATCTGCCTAATATATTGACGTTTTCAAGAATGTTATTGACATTTCCTGTGGTAGCATTACTTACAGTAGAAAATAGGGTTTCGGTTATTATTTCCGTTCTTTTATTTACGATAGCTGCGTCAACGGATTTCTTTGATGGATATCTGGCGCGGAAGCTGAATCAGGTTACAGATCTCGGAAAGTTCATGGACCAGATATCGGATAAGATCCTGATAACTTCGCTGTTTCTCGTGTTTTTGAGTCTGGGAATGATCAATTTGTGGCTTGTTGTTGTCATAGTTGTGAGAGATATATTTGTTTCCGGGTTGAGGATGGCTGCTGCGTCCAAAGGAGTTGTAATTCCTGCTAATTATTTTGGAAAAGCGAAAACGATATCCCAGATTGTCCTAATTGGTTGCCTTTATCTGATTTTATTGACTGGAGTTGATTTTCAGTTATTGTTAGATGCTTTGCAATGGATCGTTGGAGTGCTCACCGTTGCCAGTGGTGGTAGTTATTTCAGGATTTCTGGTAAGATCTTTGAAGGGGGGAAGTAAATTGAGGACCTTTATAGCCATAGATACTGGTAAAGGTGTTGCTTCGGTTGTTGATATGGTTGTCGATAAACTGAAAAGGATGGGTTTTAAAGCTTCATGGGTACCGGGAAGCAACGCTCATTTAACGCTTTCATTTTTGGGTGAGATAGAGTTTAGTAAAGTTGAAATTCTTGCTTCTATGCTTTCAAAGAGGTTAAGAGGTTTTCCTTCTTTCACTTTTTCTACGAAACAGCTCGGCTTTTTTAGACACAACAATCTGCCAAGGGTAATATGGATAGGCGTGGAAAACACTCCTTTCTTGAACAATCTACATCGTGAAGTACGGGTGGCTCTTGGAAGTTTGGGACTGGCAGCAGAAGACAAGTTTCATCCCCATATTACCGTTGGACGAATGAAGTACAGTCCCCCATACTGGAAAAAATTATTAGCGACGATCGAACTCGAGGAAATTGTGGTACCTGTAAATGGAGTTCACATCTATGAATCGGAACTTTTGAGCGAAGGTGCTAATTACAGGAAAATCTTCAGTTGTAATTTTGAAGGAGGCCTGGTTAAACATGAATTCTAGGGAAGACAAAGCGAAAAAAATCGCTCTTGAAAAAGCCATTAAGGAAATCGAAAAACAATTTGGTAAGGGAGCGGTAATGCTCCTTGGTGATCAGGAAGCAAGGGCAAATATCGATGTCGTTCCAACCGGGTCACTGTCTCTGGACATAGCTCTTGGTGTAGGAGGTTATCCAAGAGGCAGGGTTGTGGAAATCTACGGATCTGAATCCAGCGGAAAGACCACTGTTGCTCTCCATGCTATAGCGGAGGTTCAGAAAATGGGAGGAACGGCGGCTTTTGTTGATGCGGAACATGCTCTGGATATAAGCTATGCGAGGGCTCTCGGTGTCGATGTGGACAATCTGCTCATTTCGCAACCCGACTATGGCGAGCAGGCTCTCGAGATAGTTGAGAGTCTTGTAAGATCCAATGCTGTCGATCTGGTTGTGGTTGACTCTGTTGCTGCCCTGGTTCCCAGAGCGGAGATTGAAGGCTCGATGGGAGATATGCAGGTAGGCCTTCAGGCGCGGCTCATGTCTCAGGCTTTGCGTAAGATATCTGGTACCGTCAGTAAATCGCGTTCTATTGTGATGTTCATAAACCAGACAAGAATGAAAATTGGAGTGGTTTATGGCAATCCGGAAACGACCACAGGCGGTGTGGCTTTGAAGTTCTATTCCTCGATCAGGCTTGAAATCAGAAGAGGTGCCGCAATTCGCGAGGGGAACAACGTTATCGGGAATGAAACCTACATAAAGGTTGTAAAAAACAAGGTGGCACCTCCATTCAAGGACGCAAAGGTCGATTTGATTTATGGAAGAGGGATCGTAAGAGAAAACGAACTCTTTGAGCTCGCTGTAAAGGAAGGATTTATTGAACGAAAAGGTGCGTGGTACACCTACATTTCTCAGGATGGGAAAGAAATCAGCCTCGGTCAGGGAAAAAGTAACGGCATAAACTTCCTGATGGCTAACTCTGAGATATTGCTTGAGATTGAAAACAGAATTCGTGAAAAGTATAGTTTACCGAAAGTAGAGGAAAAATCAGAAAAAGTGAAAGAAAATGGTGAAAAAGAATAACAATAATGCTGAGATTGTTTCCATGGCTCGTAAGGAAGCACTCAGATACTTGCGTTACAGAGCACGTTCCGAAAAAGAGATGAAAGCTTATCTCGGGAAAAGAGGATATGATTCTCAAGTCATAGAAAAGGTGCTTGCGGAGCTTAAAAGACAGAATTTCATCAATGATGAACAATTTTGTAGACTCTACGTTTATGATGCATTCAGGGTTTATCACAAAGGACCTTTTCGAATCCGTCAGGAATTGAGACAGCTAGGTATAAGCATTGGAACGATAGAAAAGGAAATTGAAAGTTTTTTGGCCGAGAACGATCTGAAGGAAATTGTAAAGGATTATTTGAACAGACATCTCGGGAATGAGCCACTATCGATAAAAAAATTGGAGAAACTAAAAGCAAGACTATATCGAAAAGGATTTGATCCGTTTTTCCTAAATGAGGTTTTAAGAGAATACCTCGAAGAAAGTCACTGATTCTGTAGTTTTTTGAAACCATGATACAAGAAAGGAGGGAGCTGGATATATCCAGATTCGGATAAGTACCAGCGTAGATCATGACAATAATTTGGTCTTTAATAGGTTCAATCATAGGAATAGTAATTTCTGCTTTGATTTTTATTCCCATTGTTTCCAGAAAGGTTCGGAAGAAGCTTGAGGAAGAGTTGAAACTGGCAAAACAGGATGCGGAATCTATAAAGAAGAGGGCTCTGGAGGAAGCAGAACATCTTAAGAAAAAAGCCATTATTGAGGGACGTGAAGAACTTCATAAGCAACGCGACGAAATGGAAAGGG is a genomic window containing:
- a CDS encoding ABC transporter permease; its protein translation is MSWLEAIFAILINPLFYKLTLLSATPLIFASLGGVYSESTGVTNIALEGIMLMGAFTSITVTYVIQQAFGVTLPWIGVLAAAIVGLGFAWLHAWASIRWAANQIVSATALIIIAQGLTSFLMKPIFGHEGRTDPVAKISEFSIPFFKKGTFLGEIFGELSPFVYIALLSVFVSWFIMYRTPLGLRMRAVGENPEAADTLGINVYGIRYFGVLMSGLFASLGGAFLSIGDVGSFGENMVRGRGFIALAAMILGNWNPLGALGASLLFGAAEAMNLQLQSSSIVSVSATVKPLFNMIPFVVTLIVVGGFIGKTRPPAADGIPYEKGS
- a CDS encoding ABC transporter permease produces the protein MNRQGKIYAFLVPTVAVIIALLIASIIIYAIGKNPITAYGIMLKGAFGGSEQLANTIVKMTPLVLTGLAVGFGFRAGVFNIGAEGQMAIGALLGSIVAMNVGAVPPVLAIPLSIIAGMFAGAIWASIAGFLKAYTGAHEVISTIMLNWIAANLASFMAVGPLAVGSGTPKSPEIADSAKLPVILKVQATELSIGIFIAVVAAIVMYIILEKTTMGYELKGVGFNPYAAEYGGISIRKNIILTMAISGALAGMAGIVDILGVPPHRFVGELTGGRGFDGITIALIGRNNPIGIIFAALLIAALRTGSNAMQINAQIPDDIVIIIQGIVIFLVAAERIVATIIYWRKKRSEAA
- a CDS encoding ABC transporter ATP-binding protein, with the translated sequence MQAQDFSEYAVVMKGIVKKFPSVLANDHVDLYVKKGEIHALVGENGAGKSTLMKQLYGLLIPDEGEIYINGTKKHFKGPKDAIATGIGMVHQHFMLVDNQTVAENVVLGSEPKSFGLVFDRERSRREVKELSERYGLAVDVDAKIEDIPVGMQQRVEILKILYRGADILIFDEPTAVLTPQETEELFNVMRRLKESGKTIIFITHKLNEVMAITDRVTVMRLGKVTGNVDTEKTNPREIARMMVGRDVLLRVEKGPHKPGNVVLKVEDLWVKDNRGLDAVRGVSLEVREGEVVGIAGVAGNGQSELVEAITGLRKPEKGQITLLGKDITHSSPLEIRESALTHIPEDRLKRGLITDYPVFYNMILGKHQNEPFSKNGFLDHKVIKKYSEELVERFDVRPRNINMLAGNLSGGNQQKVIVARELDTVPISPKAIIIAQPTRGLDIGAIEFIHKTIISMRDKGIGILLVSMELDEIFSLSDRILVMYEGEIMGEVLPDEITREEIGLMMAGQRKAEVLVRGDAK
- a CDS encoding BMP family lipoprotein; protein product: MRTLLVLSLVLLVALPVFAMKVIMVTDVGGLGDKSFNDGTWAGIQQAAEFLGIEAEVVQSHEMADYISNLSNAAKEADIVFAVGFMMTDALFKVAPQFPDTYFIGIDIVPPEGVEADNVACYIFKEQEGAFLVGYLAAAMTKTNIVGFIGGIPIPPVERFRYGYEAGIRVYEELHGKTIEILRGYTMDFNDPKKGKDLALAQFAEGADIVFHASGACGNGVIEAAAEKGEGYFAIGVDADQDYMAPGRVLTSSMKRVDVAAYQAVLSVALGTFTPGLHILGIKDEGVGISPMTYTKHLVPPQVLKELDFLKEEIKKGILVVPDTQEALDAFEVPAITLP
- the udk gene encoding uridine kinase gives rise to the protein MKRPILVALVGGSGAGKTSVAMKIKEHFSDCADILSMDDYYKNLEPGVDPRNYNFDTPKAFDFELFIEHLKTLKKGESIEVPVYNMVTYRRESGISRSFKPGHLVIVEGILVLYSKNLRNLFDFSVYIDAPADERLIRRIERDTRERGRSIDSIITQYRQFVAPAFKSFIEPQKYFCDIVLPDGAHNTVGLKVIINAIENMLKIDKN
- a CDS encoding redox-sensing transcriptional repressor Rex; protein product: MPEEKIPRPTIKRLAIYYRCLEKQLLQEKNSISSKEIGELLGIKASQVRKDLSYFGEFGKRGVGYDTKKLLEGIGEILGIKKEWDTCIVGAGNLGVAIANYPGLTKSGFFVKAVFDNDPKKIGSVLASGIIIDDIQSMPEVIKKRNITIGVITVPASEAQKVADALVDAGILGIVNFAPTKISVPKNVRVEEIDISVVFRSLAFHVNMLQKGEW